A part of Oncorhynchus kisutch isolate 150728-3 linkage group LG2, Okis_V2, whole genome shotgun sequence genomic DNA contains:
- the LOC109884781 gene encoding acyl-CoA-binding domain-containing protein 7-like isoform X2 has product MSLQAEFERVADDVKKVKSRPSDQELLDMYGLYKQAIFGDINIDKPGMLDMKGKAKWEAWDSRKGMSKEDAMTAYIALAKEIISKY; this is encoded by the exons ATGTCTCTTCAG GCAGAGTTTGAGCGAGTAGCAGATGATGTGAAGAAGGTGAAGTCCAGACCTTCAGACCAGGAGCTGCTGGACATGTATGGTCTGTATAAGCAGGCCATATTTGGAGACATCAACATTG ACAAACCAGGCATGTTAGACATGAAGGGAAAAGCCAAGTGGGAGGCATGGGATTCTaggaaag GTATGTCCAAGGAGGATGCCATGACGGCTTACATCGCACTTGCTAAGGAGATCATCAGCAAATACTAA
- the LOC109884781 gene encoding acyl-CoA-binding domain-containing protein 7-like isoform X1: protein MSLQQAEFERVADDVKKVKSRPSDQELLDMYGLYKQAIFGDINIDKPGMLDMKGKAKWEAWDSRKGMSKEDAMTAYIALAKEIISKY, encoded by the exons ATGTCTCTTCAG CAGGCAGAGTTTGAGCGAGTAGCAGATGATGTGAAGAAGGTGAAGTCCAGACCTTCAGACCAGGAGCTGCTGGACATGTATGGTCTGTATAAGCAGGCCATATTTGGAGACATCAACATTG ACAAACCAGGCATGTTAGACATGAAGGGAAAAGCCAAGTGGGAGGCATGGGATTCTaggaaag GTATGTCCAAGGAGGATGCCATGACGGCTTACATCGCACTTGCTAAGGAGATCATCAGCAAATACTAA
- the LOC109884778 gene encoding LOW QUALITY PROTEIN: ribonuclease P protein subunit p38-like (The sequence of the model RefSeq protein was modified relative to this genomic sequence to represent the inferred CDS: inserted 2 bases in 1 codon) codes for MATPGKVSKKERKKQIPAKTSLNSPYRLQWSPLQSDDVHFILDTLKSKLSATGLEKKEVKGFRQWGKKRNKNPPTGHDSVAEPPQITLDTNTGMSXVKPREQGWTDVAARRQLAIGINEVTKALERNQLRLVLVCKSVKPPHMTSHLIALCRTRGVAACQVPRLSESVAGLLGLKCVLALGFRQGDRNEDGTFSDTVEAIVPRVPALQVAWIPSPPSETGATVEGQVGEEEGTAAGQMEVEKGEETRGQKLKIEDISPDITECPSCVLQPLKVKKIIPNPYKIRKPKTKKK; via the exons ATGGCCACTCCAGGCAAAGTGTCGAAAAAGGAGCGGAAGAAGCAGATCCCAGCTAAGACGTCTCTGAACTCCCCCTACAGACTGCAATGGAGCCCGCTGCAGAGTGATGATGTACACTTCATCTTGGACACTCTGAAGAGCAAACTGTCAGCAACTGGCCTGGAAAAGAAAGAGGTGAAAGGGTTTCGACAGTGGGGGAAAAAGAGAAATAAGAACCCACCTACAGGACATGACTCGGTAGCTGAGCCCCCACAGATAACCCTCGACACTAACACCGGAATGTC TGTTAAACCCAGAGAGCAAGGCTGGACTGACGTAGCCGCTAGGAGGCAGCTGGCCATCGGCATCAATGAGGTCACCAAGGCTCTGGAGAGGAACCAGCTCCGGCTGGTGCTCGTGTGCAAGTCGGTCAAACCGCCGCACATGACGAGCCACCTGATAGCGCTGTGCCGGACGCGGGGCGTGGCGGCATGCCAGGTGCCGCGTCTCAGTGAGAGTGTGGCGGGACTGCTGGGGCTGAAGTGCGTCCTGGCACTGGGATTCAGACAAGGGGACAGGAACGAGGATGGGACGTTCTCCGACACTGTGGAAGCCATTGTACCCAGAGTGCCTGCTCTGCAGGTTGCCTGGATACCAAGCCCTCCCAGTGAAACAGGTGCAACAGTTGAGGGGCaggtaggagaggaagagggaacagCTGCAGGGCAAATGGAGGTGGAAaagggagaggagacaagaggccAAAAACTGAAAATTGAAGACATTTCTCCAGACATTACAGAATGTCCATCCTGCGTACTTCAGCCTCTTAAAGTGAAAAAGATTATCCCGAACCCCTATAAAATACGGAAACCAAAGACTAAGAAAAAGTAG
- the LOC109884781 gene encoding acyl-CoA-binding domain-containing protein 7-like isoform X3: MSLQVEFERVADDVKKVKSRPSDQELLDMYGLYKQAIFGDINIDKPGMLDMKGKAKWEAWDSRKGMSKEDAMTAYIALAKEIISKY, translated from the exons ATGTCTCTTCAGGTAG AGTTTGAGCGAGTAGCAGATGATGTGAAGAAGGTGAAGTCCAGACCTTCAGACCAGGAGCTGCTGGACATGTATGGTCTGTATAAGCAGGCCATATTTGGAGACATCAACATTG ACAAACCAGGCATGTTAGACATGAAGGGAAAAGCCAAGTGGGAGGCATGGGATTCTaggaaag GTATGTCCAAGGAGGATGCCATGACGGCTTACATCGCACTTGCTAAGGAGATCATCAGCAAATACTAA